Within Vigna unguiculata cultivar IT97K-499-35 chromosome 2, ASM411807v1, whole genome shotgun sequence, the genomic segment tttttctatttttcctatTCTTTGCTTTGTCACATATATACTTTCTTGATTTAACTACTTCTTTTATGCTTAGTTTATTGTCTTTAAAATTTCTTGAGTTTCGTGCTTGGTAAGTTTGTATCCCTTTGTTTGGTATAGTGCTTAGTGAGTTTCTCATCTTTTATTTGATGTTTAGATATAATAACCAGATTACAGAAAAGTTAACTCTTTATTTCAAAGATTGAGTGATTGAGGGTACACTTTTCTAAAAGAGTAGAGGGTATACACTTAGAGAGTGACATTTTCCTTCTTTACTAACTTTGTTTCTTGTAGTCTTTCATTACTTGTTTTTGTTGAATAGgcattaaaaaatatcaagagCGTCATCATGACCAATCTCTCCGAGCACAGAAATTCATGTCAGAACTTGAAGGgagaagttaaaaaaaataccacTTAATATCAATGATGGAAATACTTCAAAAACTAGAagattcacaaaaaaaaaatgaaattgagatCGGTAGGAAAAATGTTTGCTGTCGGAGTACGCGTATGGTATATGATGACCTTAGATTATGTTCACTAGGTAATATATGTAATTTGTGTGGATTTAAAAATCATTGATTATTGGATTCAGATGAAATAACGCTTGAAGGTGTATAAGAAAATAtagtatattataaaaaaatttatttaatatcatatttaactataataacaataatgtattatttgtttttgtataaataaaaaagtaataaaattctTGAATATGATGTTGTGATATTATATATACTTGATGGATTTGTTGAACATGATAAttattgtgttaattattttgaaagaaatactttagttaaaataatttattacataatatattttgtttatataaaataatttattaaatattgattaattattttttctttatattttctttatactTGTCCACTATCTTTCTCATAAATACTAATTCAATTTTGTTGACTTTATTGTATAtcttttgtaacatcccatttaatagttttttttaagcTACTAAACAGAATATCATATTATGATATAGCAAAGCATATAGTCAGAAAAGCCATACATGAGTTTCATACAGTCATCCCAAATAACTTGTTTTAAACTTCCAACTACTCACAGAACCTATGTTAAGGAAAGATATAACATGTACATCCCAAAATGCTCTATTCTAAAAGCACGAaccaaaatacaatataaacaCCAAAAGTCGCGGGTCAGATCTGGTCCAAGGGAGGAGTACCATCACTTGGATCcttctctgctcacaccaagtcGTAGGTGGTCATCACAAAAGAAGACATTCATAAGAAAAACAAGCCaggcaagaagggtaagctaaccaaACATACATTAAGAGGTGAAGTCATgaatataagtaaataaataatttcacacCTATCAGAATTTAATCAAGTCACCACTACAAGACACACCAGTACACGACTCTAACTTAATATCTGGATTATGTAAGCACATTGGATCTCTTGGTAgcttgcacctgtgaaggttcccaaactctacagagtttaggctcaaggggttatcacccaaccactcccaaggtaagtccccttcgtgTCTATGActgatcgggtccatagacttGGACCTcttgctactcctcacgacataacccatcacactctacatgagtcttaatggattattggagcgtcaggatgccaaCCAAATCTGAGTCCTTAAGTGCTTACACACATTAAGTACTTTTCCTAGGATTTCCATGAAATCCTAGTTCCATCTCATCCCTTCACAATCTCATTCCTTAAACTTTCATCATACAATTATGTGCATATACTACAAATCATTATTATCCAGCATACTATAAGCAAACATCACATTATCGCACTAAATAAAGCTATTGTGCATCtaaaacagagaagaaaacatAACTCTACAGTGAAATTCGCTTAAGCTAGAGAATCTCGCCTAGGATAGGGaataatctcgcttaggcggattactctcgcctgggcgagacccctTACAGTGGGCAACCCAAAAACCtgagcgaattctcgctcaggccaGGCTGGTTCACTTAGACGAGAGGATCTCTCACTCAAGCGACCccaactcgcttaggcgagacttctCGCAGCAACAGAGGTAACTCTCTGAtactttcgcttaggcgagagctacTCACCTGGACGAAATTATCAGGATTTCCAAACTGTTCTTCACATGCAGAGTTACGAAATTCATGCCACATTCCAATTTCACACCACAAGTAGTTCCAAATGGCAATTAAGCAAAGAATCATACCATTCAAGCACACAAAGGCTCTAAATACTTGAAAATTAAGTGgaggttagcttcccttacctctttTGCTAAGATTTGATCTTGGTGAGGTTTAAATTGGTATCAAGGAGGCAGAGATCTTAAATTAACCTAGAAGTTCATCACCAAGACATAGAGAAGAGAGAATCCCATAATTAAACCCAGAATTCAGAGACAAAACGATGGATTCTAGCTGGAATTGaactaaaacgaaaatggaacctacCGAGGAGGAAGGGAGTTGAGGGTTGAAGCACCAGAGGGTTCAGTTGAGTCTATTCTTCCAGAATCTGGTCACATAATGCAAGGAATTTGGTGAGGGAACTGATCAAATAGGAGAAGTTTAGAGGAGAATTTGATAGCAGAGGGGGAGGGTGGAAGTAGATGTGTTTTTGGATTCtaacaaagagagaaaaagagatggTTTAATTAAGGGGGTTTTACATCTTTGAACGTTACTATAAAGTTTTTAGAATCAAAGTTGTATTTATTTACTATCTATGTCTTATcacttaaatataattgattttcaatttttaattatatctatATTTGTGTGCAGAATGATATGATTACTGATTACTCTTTCACTCTTTCAATCTTTCACATACATAAAGAGTGtgatatcatatttttttttaataaaaagtaaaatattttgtattatatttattgataatgTTTGTAAAAAACATTAGCAATTGTTGTGAATGATAAGTttagattaaataattaatttattaaatttgaatgaaaatatatagaaaagtatattatatatatatatatatatatatatatatatagtatatagaTATTGAGGTACagtttgtgtttattttaaagaataatataatatttaatttgtttttagaaaaaaaggtGACACCCGTATAAGGTACATAAGTATATGTTGGCACCAGAAATAACAGAACAGAGACAAATCCAAAGAGTAAAAAAtcatagtgtttttttttaatttttagtttaatcttgtcttttaaatttattgagttAACGATAAAAActtgaatattatattattttaataagaattaaattttttgtattttatttatcggtaatatttgtaaaatatattagcAATTGTTGTAAATTatcagttattttttttattacaagttagattaaataatttatttattaaatttgaaggtaaatatataaaaaaatatatatagtgtATATAGATATTGGGGTACaatttgtattaatttgaaaagacaatataatatttaataggtttttaacttaattaaaataaaatatttttttacaaatgttttcttttaaataataaatagaaaagaaataacTTGAACAAGGGAGATATGTTTATACAGAGAGATGTCCCTTTCCTAATCTCTCGTAGTTAATTCCCGATATGTGTTGGTGTCTTGGTGTGGCCCTGCATTAGAAGACTTATGAAGAATAATGTGGTGTTCTCATTTATGGTCTATAAATAGGAATGTTCACGTGAAATTTggagtaattttaattttggttctccaaaattaaagaaaaagacgTTCTAATCTCTCCAAACTTAAGTTTAGGTTGGAATTAAAACAATACATATCATTTTCAATTACCTTAAGATAATTACATAATGACAGGGTTAACATGGAAGTAATCTCAACAacaaattaacatatttattgaatatcaaaatataaaaaatacaaaaacttaAAGCACCAACTTCAAAccaaaaagttattatttactAGCAAAAGAGATTGAATAACACAAAAAGCTTAAATGTAAATGGCACGTATATTCCTCCATTCTATTATGATTGAGAACATGACCTTATTCACACTTGTTTATTTCTTTGGACAAAAAAGATATGAGATCCTCTAAGTTAGAAACTAAATGTAAACATAACTGAATCAATGTCTTGTTAGGTGCTCTTTGTTTCCGAGAGGAATTGACGAAGCTTTCATGTTAGACTGAGACGGTGGATGCCCCATATCAGTGCCACTGGCTTCGGCTTTTGACTGAGGTTTGTTCAGTTCATTGGATTTAGAAGAGCCATGTTGTGGATACCCCTTATCCTGGGGTACAACTCCCTGCAAAAATCTGTGTATCATCTCATAACTAGTGAATGTAATTACAGCAGATGGGGTTGTTCTTAAGAGATTTGTTGCACAACCACGATAAAACCCAGCAATGCCTTCCTTTTGAAACAACTTCTTCGTACAGTCAATAACCCCTGTATATTGGATCCCATTACTTTTTGCCTGCCCTTGCTCTTGCAGCCGGGATCGTATTACctgatattttgaaattttaaatacgatttttaatcataaaatacaACTTTTCACTCATAGAGAAgtttattttttcagaaaattgatttttacaacactttaagtttaaattaaattaatcttagAAAACTTACTTATATTCGTATAAAACTAAAGATGAGGTTTGCATTCACTTATATAATGTAAATAGATCTTATATCTAGTCGATGTAGGATCTCTAATACCTTCTCCCTGATAGAAAAATATGTACATCTCGAATATTTAAGATAATGTTGAAAGTCTCACATttactagagataagacaatttcatagtatataagtgggtacaaccctcaccttacaagccgattttgtaaggttaagttaggcttaaagtctacttcttaatatataaattctaaaattgcAAAGAGTGTTTTTATTTTCCCGAACTCAGGTTATGATCCATCCATATAAATTTAGTGAGAGAGAGGTCATACATACCTCATGTGGATAAGTCATTACAGAGGCAAACACTTTTGAAATTGATGATGCAATGGCAACACTTCCAGGACTTAGCTTATCAACAGTTGTGTTATCTAAAATATTGGAAAGTTTCATTTGATGAGCAACACGTACAAAAGTAAACAGAAAGTCAGTTATTTCAAGAAGTGCTGAATGAATGAACACTTAATTCAGTAGGCATCCATCCATACCTTTTTCTGCCATGTACGACTTCATCCTTTCAAATGCTGGAAATTGAATTGCAACATGACTTATGCCAGCCAATGAAGGAATAATGCCACTGTTTCACATTAACAAAATACTCTACGTCAACTAAATACACAAAAACAGACTCCACTTAACAATTTCAAACAGAAAATTTTCTCAATGATCCAACctttaacaatatatataaaaagagaaaGCAAATTTTCATCTCAGAGTGCCAGCAAAAATAAAAGCGTTAAAAGAAATTAACGTGTAATCTGTTGATCACTGATCATTGAGAAATAATAGTGCCAAAAGCAAAAAGcaaaaaagttagacacaaaaagttttgtctcaagaTTATTGTCACAATTTAATAAGCCCATATCATCAAACTTGAAACCAGGACAAAGAAACTGACCTATATAAGCCTCTTAATCCTTCCTCGTGTGTAATCCTTGTCAGAGCAGAAAGAACACTCTTGTAAGGAACAACATCGGGCCTCATTCCTTGTGTCTAATGggtatcaagaaaaaaaaaaaagaataaacaatGTATCTTTTATCTATGAATAGATGAAACAAACAACTAATGTTTTAAGAGTAAACTTTATCGAAACTTACTTGAAGTCTTGTCTTAACAACCCATAATGGATTTACAGAAATTGCCGTTGCTGCACCAGCACCAGCAGCAGCTGTCATATGTCCAAAAGTTGTGAGTTCCTTGCAACCATCTGGTGGAGTATTTCAAATAAAGaacatcaataaaaatatagttgatctatcaaatttaaatattagatcTGAACAACTAATACTTCCAAAAATCacttttttgacaaatttagtatttaaatATTAGATCTGAAGAACTCATActtaaagagaaaaacataaatGTGTAAAAAGTACTGAGGATTGGGATAATATATACCGCGTGAACGAAGCAGGCCTTTTAATAGCTCATAACTTGTGAAGTAAACCTGCAATAgactttatattatttgaaaagaCAACATCATAGAATTCAACagtaaaataaagataatccataatctaatataaaaagaaaCGATTAATCAATGCTTTGAAAAAGGATCCTCATGGACAAAGTAGATGCAACTGGTGAATGATTAAACACATCGagatttatttcaaataaaatatgacCATACAAGAGagcaataaataattttttctaaaacagacacaaatttttgttttatctctTGACCCAAATAGAATTGGAGACTTAACATAAACACTAGATTCTATAATAAAATGAAGCAAATAAAGAAAGTTAACACATTCTTTTACCAATACTTTTGTAAACCAGTGGTAATGATTAACGAACAATATTAGGAAGAACCTTAATGAAGACTGTAATCTAGACAGGATTATGCGTCAAAAAGAATTGATTATAAAGATCATCAGTTAATATTTAAGAACAAATGGAAAAGCTTGTTTATCGCTATGCCTAAAAATAAACAGAAAAGAAGACTGAACATAAAAGTAGATTGTATtacaaaaatgaagataaaaatgAAGTACAAAAAACATCTCTTAAGGAGACAAAGAATTTTCCAAACTAGTGATAATGAAGAATATATTAGCAAGTAACTAGGTGAAGACTGTATCACAGACAAGAATTATGAgacaaatacattttttatgaaGACTATCATCAGATATGCATAAGACCAAGCCCTGCACAATGGGAAAGTTGCACATTGCTGATGGGTTGGTCATAGGTTTGAATCTGGAAGCAATCTATTTGCATATGCAATGATAAAGCTGCATAGATGACCCTCTCTCGTACCTTTGCATTGTGGGAAACCTTTTTACAATTGACCAcgttagtttttttataaacatgatCCATGCTACGCCAAATTTTGGGCTAATGTTTTAAGAGTTTGTGTGTAAGACATGAAAAGATGGGAGGTAATAATGCTTAAACAACCATCTTTAACTACAACAGCCATCAGTTAGAGGCAACAGGAAAACAAACTCACTGCCCAGTTTGGAAGTAACGCCAGTATCGTCGGTGAAAGGCCACGGTACATTCCCCTGAAGCCTTCATTTCTTACTATATTTTGCAAGCTTGTGACAATGACATTACCTAGGAGAACGGCAAAAGTTAGGCTAAAAAATTAATCACTTAACAAATGCTAGACATAATTCATACATAGAGCTGTAAATCTTTGACACTTTGAATTGAACCAAGATCACCAACCAAATTTAGACTACATGTTGATGACAGAATCACAAACACTAAACACTCAGAAGGAGAAGCACTTCGATAAAACCTTCGCAAAATCTTCTCAAGGACACATTGAACCAATAAACTTATGTCAATTATCAATGATCTGACACTTCTTAATCTCAACAAAAATTCAACCTCAACCACAGCATTGTCAGAGACCTATTTACTGCGAGTTTGGTTTTGCCTCATACACCAATGAAATTGCAACAAATCATGAGATATGATGGAAAAACTATAAATTGGAGCACTCTGATAGCATAAAATGTGGAACCAGACATGCAATAAGTCAATGTTTCCAATTTCAGACCACACCAAGAGTTGCAGTTGCAACATCTGAATTGCACCACTGCAACACAAAACACCGGACACAATTTAAAGCCCTGCCTAAACAATCAACCAAAAGACAAATACCTTTCTGCCCTTGAGGAAGGCCATGGACTTGTAGCCTAGTCTTGATCACATCCAACGGGCACACAAATGTAGCCGCTATTGTTCCTGCACAATGCAATTGTATAGTTAATCCATCAATACTGAATGTCACGCTTTCAAACAAGCCATTCTGGAAAAGATTGGCATAGAAGTGACCAAAACAGCAACTGAGAATCAAAATTCACAAAATTGACACAGACCCAATAATAAAGAACCCAAAATAGGAAAAGGGTCGAAGGCAAAGTTAATTACCTGCAGAGGCACCAGCAGCAGCGTGGCAAATTAAAGCCCTAATGTCGAGACTACCATTACGAGTTTCGCCATTGCTACTCATATTAGAATCCCAAAAGGCAATTTATCAAAGTCGAAGGCAAGTAATTTCTTAGTTTGCAGAAAGAGGGAAGGGAATTATTTTCATTGCAAATCTTAAAATCTTGTTTCTTTATATACAATCTCCCAAGTTTCAAGTGTCgagaggagaaaaaaataaataaaggtgCGATTTGGGGTTAACTTCAGAGAAGGGTTATGTTTACGCGGCGAATGGGTCTAACGAAGGGGCTGCAACGTGTTCTTCGGGAATGAAAATCTTCCAAGCAAAATCAACGGTCTCAAGAGTTGAAAGTTGAAAGAGAATGAGAATTTGTTTGGTTATTTCCACTCTTTTTCTCTGTCGTTGAATCGTTTCTTCTCTCTGAGTCTTTGGGGCGTTTCAAGTTCTCTTCAATTTCTCAATTAATTCACTTTATGTTCAAAAATCTTGAAGCAGGGTTCAAAGGCTCAGCAAAAAGAGAAACGGTGGAGAACCCACGAAGGACGAGATCTTCTAATCTTCTtggtgagagaaaaaaaaggatcTTGATTCTTCTTGGCTCTTGGTTTTAGTGGCTGCAATTGATGGGTCTTGAAGAAAGAAACCAGTTTCGttgatttttcttaaatttgcaGAGACAGTAAAGGAAAAAAGCTTATTCGGGACGCGAACTGTGAGGAACACATTCAAAGAAAACTCATTCTGTCAGATTGTAGTTAAATGCATTACTTGCCATCGCCGCCGCAATTAATCTTTTGTAGCGCCTTTATCTGTTACGGTAAAACTATTAGCGTGATTCTGTGTCGAACACAAACAAGTCTCCATGTGTAAATTTTGTTCCTGGCACACGTTGCCATAAAAATTGCATTTAGCGTACTGTAAGAAAAGATTACCCATCTAAACACACTTCTAAAAATAGATCACGTTTAGGGGATTTTGGTGATGAAGCAAATTCTCGCAATTATTTATCATCCATGTGGCGAGAATCGCACTCTGGTTTTCTAAGAATCtatgatattatataaaatattattattattattattattattattattatatatatatatatatatatatatatatatatagtaggAGATAAGGTTAGGactaaaattaaaagctaaTCCATGATAATGTTATTCGTTGTCATCTGTGACTTTCGGTTAACTAATATCCTATGTACAAAAAGGAGTTTCAAATTTTTGTGTGAAAACGATAAGCTCCAAATATAATTTGCGAAGGAAAAAACTCAAAATAGAAAAGACTTGGAAAGTTTTTGTACAAAGAAAACCAAAAAGATAGCAAAACATGAACCAATATGTAATAAAACATGGTTTCGAAAATCTAGAAGACAAACCAACGACTCAAATGTCTAAAAACATTGTTAGTTACAGTAGAAGAAAACCACGTCACACAAGTAAATACTTTAaactcaaaaagaaaatcaatacTTTCAATCTAAAACCAAAGTTAAAAGAAGATCTAGTGGAAACTTCGGAAGAGGAATCTAATCCAGAATCTTctaaagaaatttttaatgaaatacaAAATGATGAACAAGATTTATCATGTGACAACACTTcaatagtaaatattttaataaaagagcAAGATCTCTTATTTAAAACaatcaatttcattttaaattccacaaaaaaaattatttatttgaataagcTCAAACAAAACCTTAGAACAAACTACGAACAATAATCACCAAAAGGTACAATCTTAAGCCAATTCTCAAAAGGCTAGAAAAATCTACTACCAAACCTGTTATCATCCACGATCTCCAGGCGAAAATCCACACtgtcaaaaaagaaataaagaacaaCAAATAGTCTACAACTTTTTATTGTCCAATTTAGAAGAAACTTTTGACTACGAAAGCTCCTATAAAAGATCTAGAACAAAATCCATATTTGAGTGATTTTCTAGGCCTTATCAATAGTTTGATAATATAGTTTTAGactatttgttttaaaaacattaaaatatggatttgttttaaaatagttttagaagactttgttttaaaaactctcactgaaaaaaatattaaagaattcTCGTGGGAGTGTCAATAATTGAAAGTTATTCCTTATTTAGTTTTCCACTTTAAATGTGGAGAAAGTAGAagtaaatatatgtaatttttttttcttatcttgaGATTGATATTGCCTGAGTTGTTATGGGTGCTATATTTGCTTGAACTTTCTTATGGCTGAAAAGTTGGAAAATGATTTATGTTGTTGTTAGTTCTTTTAATAGTAATCCTAGTATTATACATTGGTGTTTTGGAAGCATATGGAAATATTATATGACTATGATTCATTGCTTATATTCTAAAGCAATAAGTATGTTGATAAATTAGCTACTTTGGATGTGAAGTCTGGTTTGGAACTTTTTCTACATGTATCACTCAAGATTTTCTTAGAATTACGTgaatatatatgttttcttgATTACATGGATTTGGATTTAGGTTCGGTTCCATATTTGTTTgtattgtgtttttcttttcttctatatACATATCCTTATGAAACATGATTTTTGAAGGATGAGGTGTCAACCAAAATATGGAATGCCATTTTCtcgtaataatattatatttaagtgatatatatatatatatatatatatatatatatatatatatatatatatatatatatatatatatataaatatgtgcTTACATAAGCtctatattttaatacaaaattttaaagtatttccATCCTACTATTGTACCGTGTGGTGTTTCAGCAACACTGATtgaaaatttcaatatcatattAATTAGCAACATGTGTAACTAATGCCCAGATTAATGGATTGTTAAAAGATATCTTAACGAATTTTTGAAGGAGATCATAACCATGAATACTAACCGGAAATTCAGCCTACAAAATCACCATGTTTGTGTTTCTACATCTAGGACCAAGGGCAGACCATAGCTTTGACACTAGCTTTGAGAGGGAAGCCATAATTCCCccaacgattttttttttatattttttatatatatttaaaaaaatatttatatattattattttatttatattaatttagtttgaattttttttttaaatttaaaaatcacgtttttcctcttaattataattttttatacttctttatctggtttttctctCTTCCGTGCTTCCAGTTTTTTCTCTCCTCATATttccatctcaattttcaccatcaattccttattattttcaaaatcaaattgcaccaAGACAAAATTGATGAGTTAAGAAATATTTTGGATcgaacaatttctttttttgagaaagttcattttttatcttttttttttcgaaataatatgtttttcttttgtatgtggtttttttatgctctaggcatatctctatctgttagagatcataaaatcatgttttaattgttgatcaaactcttctttgtgtagatagagttATTTTAGGAAGAGCAAGATTAAGAATCCACTCTAACGTAAAGGAaactaatcatttagaagttattagttttcttaaaatattgagtcttgcttttaagatttaatttggggtattcataattttattttttgtagatAGGTGAGagatgacaaatttatattagaaaaattatggtaaagagtgaaataattgattcttttttcaagaggaaggcttgtgatgaaggtgaaaaaaatgtatctatgtcatctaaaattgacaaacttcatgagaatccaaaaattaaagaaaatgaaaaacaactctcCAAGGTtcttaaaattacatataatgaatttgaaaatgctttagaaTGTGATTCAGAGAAGCGttttcaaatttggcaatacccaccaaatcaaattgatgaggtacgaagggcttatctaaaatgaggtccatatcaaatgcatctagaaAGTTATCCGTTGTCTAGTAAAGATGATCATCCAAGAAGATTTTAGTACACATGGTTTAGCTTATTTCCTTCATGGTTAGAGTATTCACCATTAAAAGATGTTGCATATAGCTTATAGTGAATATTTTTTCtagtaaaatgaaaaatcatattCGTGAGGAAATTGGGTATTCCAAGAgaagattaatttgaatttttaactttattagaAAGAATATTCAATAACTCCTTTCGAATTTTATGTGAAGTATATTAGGAATTGTATAGAGCATTTTCCAATACAACTTTTGCAACTTCATCATTGTATGATGCTGTGAGTTTTATCATCTCAAGAAAATTACCTTGGTTCCTCGATTCAGTAGTTTCATCATGACCTCTAAAAGCACAAGCTTGAAGTGATAAAAAACGAATCGTGTCAATTGAAGTCTTGAGACGTAACCGATTCTTCATAATTTGATCTGAGCTTTGCACTTCCATAACATTCCTAATTTGGCAATTTTGATTTAACAAGTCTTAACAAGCAGACATTGCAATATTGTGTGGTGAACAAAGATCCTTTCCTATGTGTTTAAGGAAAGCACAATTTTTTCCATTGTTAACTTTCCTCCAActtttaaacctaaaaaaaacacttaaaaagTTAAATCATGTTGATGACAATCAACTCATTGCcaattagaattcaatgaaaatcaactTAATTACCTATAACAATAAAAGCATCTGAGTCAGGTCGTCCACttggttttttactaaaaagatagcacGGTAATCTATATGCAGCATCTTTTAATAGCGAATACTCTAACCATGAAGGAAATAAGCTAAACCATGTGTTCTGAAATCTTCTTGGATGATCATCTTTACcaaacaacaaataattttctaaatgcATTTGAACCCCCTTTTAGATAAGTcattcgtacctcatcaatttgatttggatggtattgccaaatttgaatACGCTTCCCTGGATCATGttctaaagcattttcaaattcattatatgtaactttaggaaccttaaagagttatttttcattttcttcaatttttggattctcatgaagtttctcaattttagatcacgcagatgcatttttttcatcttcatcacaagacTTCctcttaaaaaaagaataaattcttttactctttaccaaaatttttctaatataaatttatcacctctcacctatttacaacaagataaaattatgaatatccccaaattaaatcttaaaagcaagactcaatattttaagaaaactaataacttctaattGATTAGCTTCCTTTACCTTAGAGTGGATTCTTAATCCtgttcttcccttacacaacttcaaagcctaaaaaACTCTATttacacaaagaagagtttgatcaacaattagagcatgcttttatgatctctaacagatagagatatgcctaaagcgtagaaaagtcacatacaagagaaaaacatattatttcgaaaaaaatagata encodes:
- the LOC114167148 gene encoding nicotinamide adenine dinucleotide transporter 1, chloroplastic-like isoform X2, yielding MSSNGETRNGSLDIRALICHAAAGASAGTIAATFVCPLDVIKTRLQVHGLPQGQKGNVIVTSLQNIVRNEGFRGMYRGLSPTILALLPNWAVYFTSYELLKGLLRSRAAAGAGAATAISVNPLWVVKTRLQTQGMRPDVVPYKSVLSALTRITHEEGLRGLYSGIIPSLAGISHVAIQFPAFERMKSYMAEKDNTTVDKLSPGSVAIASSISKVFASVMTYPHEVIRSRLQEQGQAKSNGIQYTGVIDCTKKLFQKEGIAGFYRGCATNLLRTTPSAVITFTSYEMIHRFLQGVVPQDKGYPQHGSSKSNELNKPQSKAEASGTDMGHPPSQSNMKASSIPLGNKEHLTRH
- the LOC114167148 gene encoding nicotinamide adenine dinucleotide transporter 1, chloroplastic-like isoform X1; protein product: MSSNGETRNGSLDIRALICHAAAGASAGTIAATFVCPLDVIKTRLQVHGLPQGQKGNVIVTSLQNIVRNEGFRGMYRGLSPTILALLPNWAVYFTSYELLKGLLRSRDGCKELTTFGHMTAAAGAGAATAISVNPLWVVKTRLQTQGMRPDVVPYKSVLSALTRITHEEGLRGLYSGIIPSLAGISHVAIQFPAFERMKSYMAEKDNTTVDKLSPGSVAIASSISKVFASVMTYPHEVIRSRLQEQGQAKSNGIQYTGVIDCTKKLFQKEGIAGFYRGCATNLLRTTPSAVITFTSYEMIHRFLQGVVPQDKGYPQHGSSKSNELNKPQSKAEASGTDMGHPPSQSNMKASSIPLGNKEHLTRH